In Roseomonas fluvialis, one genomic interval encodes:
- a CDS encoding alpha-hydroxy acid oxidase, which translates to MPVNPDHLAQLQEKYLALHEFVKAAKNRLDANIWDYLVGATETEATMRRNRMGIDALALRPRVLRDVSSIDTSSTLFGKKVRLPVLLAPVGGLEYMAVGANGAVTAGEGATGFGVPIMLSSVSKPGLEEVAAAATGMKIYQLYVRGDAASVEDSIQRAIGSGYDAFCLTVDTAIYSRRERDIVRRFAKPWRASATGDAQRYQAMLNWDDVKRIKDKHPTLPLILKGIGTGEDALIACQHGVEVVYVSNHGGRQLDAGRGSIEVLPEVVQAVGGRAKVWVDGGFSRGTDIVKALCLGAECVGLGRLYCYALAADGAAGVVRLLEILENEFRSALGLLGVTSVAELGPGFVAPSMPTNMPHVHSAFPLLRLDDSGY; encoded by the coding sequence ATGCCCGTGAATCCCGACCACCTCGCCCAGCTCCAGGAGAAGTACCTGGCGCTGCATGAATTCGTGAAGGCGGCGAAGAACCGGCTCGACGCGAACATCTGGGACTACCTGGTCGGCGCCACCGAGACCGAGGCCACCATGCGCCGCAACCGCATGGGGATCGATGCGCTGGCGCTGCGCCCGCGCGTGCTGCGCGACGTCTCCAGCATCGACACCTCCTCCACCCTGTTCGGCAAGAAGGTGCGCTTGCCGGTGCTGCTCGCCCCGGTCGGCGGGCTGGAATACATGGCGGTCGGTGCCAATGGCGCGGTCACGGCGGGCGAAGGTGCGACCGGCTTCGGCGTGCCCATCATGCTGTCCTCCGTCTCGAAGCCAGGGCTGGAGGAGGTCGCGGCCGCGGCCACGGGCATGAAGATCTACCAGCTCTATGTCCGCGGTGACGCGGCGTCGGTCGAGGACAGCATCCAGCGCGCCATCGGCAGCGGCTACGACGCCTTCTGCCTGACCGTGGACACCGCGATCTATTCGCGGCGCGAACGCGACATCGTGCGCCGCTTCGCCAAGCCCTGGCGCGCGAGTGCCACCGGCGACGCGCAGCGCTACCAGGCGATGCTCAACTGGGACGACGTGAAGCGCATCAAGGACAAGCACCCCACGCTGCCGCTGATCCTGAAGGGCATCGGCACCGGCGAAGACGCGCTGATCGCCTGCCAGCACGGGGTCGAGGTGGTGTACGTCTCGAACCATGGCGGCCGCCAGCTCGATGCCGGGCGCGGGTCGATCGAGGTGCTGCCCGAAGTCGTGCAGGCCGTGGGCGGCCGGGCCAAGGTCTGGGTCGATGGCGGCTTCTCGCGCGGGACCGACATCGTGAAGGCGCTGTGCCTCGGCGCCGAATGCGTCGGCCTCGGGCGGCTGTACTGCTATGCGCTGGCAGCCGATGGCGCGGCCGGCGTGGTGCGCCTGCTGGAAATCCTGGAGAACGAGTTCCGCTCGGCACTCGGCCTGCTCGGCGTGACGTCCGTGGCGGAACTCGGCCCGGGCTTCGTGGCGCCGTCCATGCCCACCAACATGCCGCATGTCCACAGCGCCTTCCCGCTGCTGCGGCTCGACGACTCAGGGTATTGA
- a CDS encoding alpha,alpha-trehalose-phosphate synthase (UDP-forming) gives MARLVIVSNRVPDPRAKGAASAGGLAVALQSFLAPGTLWFGWSGKVSPETSTNPEIVEGDGVTYATIDLGAEDYDRFYVGFANSSLWPLLHFRLGLMRYTREDFAGYRAVNDAFAAALLPLLKPDDTVWVHDYHLIPLGAALRAAGFKGRIGFFLHIPFVPPSVLEALPPARDLLHAMCAYDVVGFQTRTHLADFLDCARRFSGFAVEEEEVVTEDGRRVRAIADPIGIDASGFARVATRAAGTVYIQRVRDSLVGRALAISAERLDYSKGLPNRFEGFARLLARYPQHQRRVSMLQIAARSREDVAEYQALRRELDRLAGDINGRFSGFDWVPLRYMTQTVPRTKLAGLFRIARIGLVTPLRDGMNLVAKEFIAAQDPADPGVLILSRFAGAAEELSDAILVNPYDPDDIADAMNAALDMPLEERQERHAALRRAVFEVTSARYCDVFTQALAA, from the coding sequence GTGGCGCGCCTCGTAATCGTCTCCAACCGCGTCCCTGATCCGCGTGCCAAGGGAGCCGCGAGCGCAGGCGGGCTGGCAGTCGCGCTGCAATCCTTCCTCGCCCCGGGCACCCTGTGGTTCGGTTGGTCCGGCAAGGTCAGCCCCGAGACTTCGACCAACCCGGAGATCGTCGAGGGCGACGGCGTCACCTATGCGACGATCGACCTCGGCGCTGAGGATTACGACCGCTTCTATGTCGGCTTCGCCAATTCGTCCCTGTGGCCGTTGCTGCATTTCCGCCTTGGGCTGATGCGCTACACGCGCGAGGATTTCGCCGGGTACCGCGCGGTGAACGATGCCTTCGCCGCCGCGCTGCTGCCGCTGCTGAAGCCCGATGACACGGTCTGGGTGCATGACTACCACCTGATCCCGCTCGGCGCCGCGCTGCGCGCCGCGGGGTTCAAGGGACGCATCGGCTTCTTCCTGCACATCCCCTTCGTGCCGCCCTCGGTGCTCGAGGCGCTGCCGCCAGCGCGGGACCTGCTGCACGCCATGTGCGCCTATGACGTGGTCGGCTTCCAGACGCGTACGCACCTGGCAGACTTCCTGGACTGCGCGCGCCGCTTCAGTGGCTTCGCGGTGGAGGAGGAGGAAGTCGTCACCGAGGACGGCCGCCGCGTGCGCGCCATCGCCGACCCGATCGGCATCGACGCCTCGGGCTTCGCGCGCGTCGCGACCCGCGCCGCCGGCACCGTGTACATCCAGCGCGTGCGCGACAGCCTGGTCGGCCGCGCACTCGCCATCAGCGCCGAGCGGCTCGATTATTCCAAGGGCCTGCCCAATCGCTTCGAAGGCTTCGCCCGGCTGCTGGCGCGCTACCCGCAGCACCAGCGGCGCGTCTCGATGCTGCAGATCGCCGCCCGATCGCGCGAGGATGTGGCGGAATACCAGGCGCTGCGGCGCGAACTGGATCGCCTCGCCGGCGACATCAATGGGCGGTTCTCCGGCTTCGACTGGGTGCCGCTGCGCTACATGACGCAGACGGTTCCGCGCACGAAGCTGGCGGGGCTGTTCCGCATCGCGCGGATCGGCCTCGTCACGCCGCTGCGCGACGGGATGAACCTGGTCGCGAAGGAATTCATCGCCGCCCAGGACCCCGCCGATCCGGGCGTGCTGATCCTGTCGCGCTTCGCCGGCGCGGCGGAGGAACTCTCGGATGCGATCCTGGTGAACCCCTACGACCCGGACGACATCGCGGACGCCATGAACGCCGCGCTGGACATGCCGCTGGAGGAACGCCAGGAACGCCACGCGGCGCTGCGCCGCGCGGTGTTCGAGGTGACCTCGGCGCGCTACTGCGACGTCTTCACCCAGGCCTTGGCGGCCTGA
- a CDS encoding M20/M25/M40 family metallo-hydrolase: MSDVVAERLVARKDEILERLMALLRLPSVSTDPAYAAGMKATRDFLMARLTEGGVQDVRLLDGGGHPAITGVWNGAPGKPTLLIYGHYDVQPPDPLDLWHSPPFEPTIRDGRIYARGASDVKGSTLIAIETVIEFIKAGGCPVNIRFFLEGEEEIGSPSLGAIIDRFPDALVGDAMISADGGRASTTLPTISVGSRGLTALRFTLRTAAKDMHSGRYGGAVRNANHELARLVASLHDADGRIAVPGFMELMPPVSARDAADAAALPVDEAAFYGEIGAAPYGDAGFSVRERITLLPTIEVNGMWGGYIGAGSKTVLPCEAHAKLTIRLGPGIDPLRAQAVVRDHLLATAAPGTTLTFEDAGAGTPAFTLREGHPLLEAAETVIRRTRNRAPVRARAGGTIPITAIFKERLALDTITFGFAMPDEDVHAPNEFFRLASLEEGLRSWPLLLTELGKVSPQTLRAG, translated from the coding sequence ATGAGCGACGTGGTGGCCGAGCGCCTGGTGGCGCGCAAGGACGAGATCCTGGAGCGGCTGATGGCGCTGCTGCGCCTGCCCAGCGTCAGCACCGATCCGGCCTATGCGGCCGGGATGAAGGCGACGCGGGACTTCCTGATGGCGCGGCTGACCGAGGGCGGTGTGCAGGATGTCCGCCTGCTGGATGGCGGCGGCCACCCGGCCATCACCGGCGTTTGGAACGGCGCGCCGGGCAAGCCGACCCTGCTGATCTACGGCCATTACGACGTGCAGCCGCCCGACCCGCTCGACCTGTGGCACAGCCCGCCCTTCGAACCGACCATCCGCGACGGGCGGATCTATGCGCGCGGGGCCTCGGACGTGAAGGGATCCACGCTGATCGCCATCGAGACCGTTATCGAATTCATCAAGGCCGGCGGCTGCCCGGTGAACATCCGTTTCTTCCTGGAGGGCGAGGAGGAGATCGGCAGCCCGTCGCTGGGCGCCATCATCGACCGCTTCCCCGATGCGCTGGTGGGCGATGCGATGATCTCGGCCGATGGCGGCCGGGCCAGCACGACGCTGCCCACCATCAGCGTGGGGTCGCGCGGGCTCACGGCGCTGCGCTTCACGCTGCGCACCGCCGCGAAGGACATGCATTCGGGGCGCTATGGCGGCGCGGTGCGCAATGCGAACCATGAACTCGCGCGGCTGGTGGCCTCGCTGCACGATGCGGACGGACGCATCGCGGTTCCCGGCTTCATGGAATTGATGCCCCCGGTCAGCGCGCGCGATGCCGCGGACGCGGCGGCGCTGCCGGTGGACGAGGCCGCCTTCTATGGCGAGATCGGCGCCGCACCCTATGGCGATGCGGGCTTTTCCGTCCGCGAGCGCATCACGCTGCTGCCCACCATCGAGGTGAACGGCATGTGGGGTGGCTATATCGGCGCCGGGTCCAAGACCGTGCTGCCCTGCGAGGCACATGCCAAGCTGACCATCCGGCTGGGCCCGGGCATCGACCCGCTGCGGGCGCAGGCGGTGGTGCGCGACCACCTTCTGGCCACCGCCGCGCCGGGCACGACGCTGACCTTCGAGGATGCCGGCGCCGGCACGCCCGCCTTCACGCTGCGCGAGGGCCATCCGTTGCTGGAAGCGGCCGAGACGGTGATCCGCCGCACCCGCAACCGCGCCCCGGTGCGCGCGCGCGCCGGCGGCACCATCCCGATCACGGCCATTTTCAAGGAACGCCTGGCGCTCGACACCATCACCTTCGGCTTCGCGATGCCGGACGAGGACGTGCATGCGCCCAACGAGTTCTTCCGGCTGGCCTCGCTGGAGGAAGGCCTGCGGTCCTGGCCGCTGCTGCTGACGGAACTGGGGAAGGTCAGCCCGCAGACGCTGCGCGCAGGGTGA
- the hemN gene encoding oxygen-independent coproporphyrinogen III oxidase, protein MTDALDLPADTLLRHAATPLPRYTSYPTAPHFGPLEAETYAGWLRQAGSGDALSLYAHVPFCHALCWYCGCHTSVTRSAARIARYKDALAREAAMVAALLPAHAGVAALHLGGGTPTALGAAGLLRLAATLRGLFAFQPGAEVAAELDPRTLGADLLDALGELGLTRASLGVQDITPAVQALIGRIQPTAQVEAAVRGLRALGVAGINMDLIYGLPAQGVAEIEASARFAADCGADRVAVFGYAHVPWMKAHQKGIKVADLPGAALRMRQAEAAARVLTDAGYVAVGLDHFARPGDAMARAAAAGTLRRNFQGYTTDTAPYLLGFGASAIGASPGGFVQNEAEEKRWLAAVEAGRLPVARGRALSADDRIRAGLIERVMCDGFVGVDSVPPAVMAAAAPRIDALVADGLVDRRGARLTMTAAGRPFLRHLAACFDAYLAPSPARHSAAV, encoded by the coding sequence ATGACCGATGCCCTCGACCTGCCCGCCGACACCCTGTTGCGCCACGCCGCCACGCCGCTGCCGCGCTACACCAGCTATCCGACCGCGCCGCATTTCGGCCCGCTGGAGGCGGAAACCTACGCCGGCTGGCTGCGCCAGGCCGGGTCCGGGGATGCGCTGTCGCTCTATGCCCATGTGCCGTTCTGCCATGCGCTGTGCTGGTATTGCGGCTGTCATACCTCGGTCACGCGGTCGGCTGCGCGCATCGCCCGCTACAAAGACGCGCTGGCGCGCGAGGCGGCGATGGTCGCGGCGCTGCTACCCGCCCATGCGGGCGTGGCGGCGCTGCACCTGGGCGGGGGCACGCCCACGGCGCTCGGCGCGGCGGGGCTGCTCCGACTGGCCGCGACGCTGCGCGGGCTGTTCGCCTTCCAACCGGGCGCCGAGGTCGCGGCCGAACTCGACCCGCGCACGCTGGGCGCCGATCTGCTTGATGCGTTGGGGGAGCTCGGCCTGACGCGCGCGAGCCTGGGCGTGCAGGACATCACGCCGGCGGTGCAGGCCCTGATCGGGCGAATCCAGCCGACCGCGCAGGTCGAGGCCGCGGTGCGCGGGCTGCGCGCGCTGGGCGTGGCGGGCATCAACATGGACCTGATCTACGGCCTGCCGGCGCAGGGCGTGGCCGAGATCGAGGCCTCGGCCCGATTCGCCGCGGATTGCGGCGCCGACCGCGTCGCGGTCTTCGGCTACGCGCACGTGCCCTGGATGAAGGCGCACCAGAAGGGCATCAAGGTCGCGGACCTGCCCGGCGCGGCGCTGCGCATGCGCCAGGCGGAGGCCGCCGCGCGCGTGCTGACCGATGCCGGCTATGTCGCGGTCGGGCTCGACCACTTCGCGCGGCCCGGGGATGCGATGGCGCGGGCCGCCGCCGCCGGCACGCTGCGACGCAACTTCCAGGGCTATACCACCGACACCGCGCCCTACCTGCTGGGCTTCGGCGCCTCGGCGATCGGTGCAAGCCCCGGCGGCTTCGTGCAGAACGAGGCGGAGGAAAAGCGCTGGCTTGCCGCGGTCGAGGCCGGGCGGCTGCCCGTCGCGCGCGGCCGCGCGCTGAGCGCCGACGACCGCATCCGCGCCGGGCTGATCGAACGCGTGATGTGCGATGGGTTCGTGGGCGTCGACTCGGTTCCGCCGGCCGTGATGGCCGCGGCGGCGCCGCGCATCGATGCGCTGGTGGCCGACGGGCTGGTGGATCGCCGCGGCGCGCGCCTCACCATGACCGCTGCCGGGCGGCCCTTCCTGCGCCACCTGGCGGCCTGCTTTGATGCCTACTTGGCGCCCTCGCCCGCGCGGCACAGCGCGGCGGTGTAG
- a CDS encoding isocitrate lyase/PEP mutase family protein, translating to MDRPASTAARRASFRAILSGTACIHPASVHDPIAGRIAADLGFEAAMFAGSVASLTVLGAPDIIVLTLSEFADQARRICRGGAPPLLVDADHGYGNALNVMRTVQELETAGIAALTIEDTDLPRGHGTGEPGLLSLEAGLGKVRAAVAAREDAGLTVIARTSALNLVNLDEAVRRCRAYATCGTDALFFTGVNDWDQLAALQAAAQGMPIILGGTPPAMSDRGRLAAHGVRVALQGHQPFAAAVAAIHATLAALREGTPPAELKNIAPPALMKQVTREADYAAWTRDFL from the coding sequence ATGGATCGTCCAGCCAGCACGGCAGCCCGCCGCGCGTCCTTTCGCGCCATCCTGTCAGGCACGGCCTGCATCCATCCCGCTTCGGTCCATGACCCGATCGCCGGGCGCATCGCCGCCGACCTCGGCTTCGAGGCGGCGATGTTTGCCGGGTCCGTCGCCTCGCTGACGGTGCTGGGCGCACCCGACATCATCGTGCTGACGCTCAGCGAATTCGCCGACCAGGCGCGGCGCATCTGCCGCGGCGGCGCACCGCCGCTGCTGGTCGATGCCGACCATGGCTACGGCAATGCGCTGAACGTGATGCGCACCGTGCAGGAACTCGAGACCGCCGGCATCGCTGCGCTGACCATCGAGGACACCGACCTGCCACGCGGCCACGGCACCGGCGAACCGGGGCTGCTCAGCCTCGAAGCCGGGCTGGGCAAGGTGCGCGCGGCGGTGGCGGCGCGCGAGGATGCGGGGCTGACGGTCATCGCCCGCACCAGCGCGCTGAACCTGGTCAACCTGGACGAGGCCGTGCGCCGCTGCCGCGCCTATGCCACCTGCGGCACCGACGCGCTGTTCTTCACCGGCGTGAATGATTGGGACCAACTGGCCGCGCTGCAGGCCGCGGCGCAGGGCATGCCGATCATCCTGGGCGGCACGCCCCCCGCGATGTCCGACCGCGGCCGCCTCGCCGCCCATGGCGTGCGCGTGGCCCTGCAGGGCCACCAGCCCTTCGCCGCCGCAGTCGCCGCCATCCACGCCACGCTGGCCGCGCTGCGCGAGGGAACCCCGCCCGCCGAGCTCAAGAACATCGCCCCGCCCGCCCTGATGAAGCAGGTCACGCGCGAGGCCGACTACGCCGCCTGGACCCGCGACTTCCTCTGA
- the tagH gene encoding type VI secretion system-associated FHA domain protein TagH, protein MELTLSVLRCPDSVVPEQRRVPGGDYIIGRGADAGWVLPDPDRLLSKHHCVLEFRGGGWQVRDLSTNGTFVNHADTPVGRDQVKMLEDGDRLRLGAYEIEIRVEQASAQSGAWGGGLPAAAPPPATGGWDAAPAPGGWGAAPAAPAGNAWEPARSAPPGGGWDAAPPASGGWPAAATDQPWGAPPPRDEPLQPRVAGDPFLGARPPAAGMPGLPSASGMPADFDPFNEGPAMPDHRPSTSDAFLPPKPMQQVSAIPDSWDLSPTPAAPMAPPPPAAPAGGPGKIPDDWNFDLGGGAPAAPPTPAAPPPPAYAPPPAAYAPAPQPAAPPPAAYAPPPAGPRPADPFAPDPFAAPPAAPPPAGFTAQPAPDPFAPGGPDPFAMPAAAPVPSPAAFAAPPPPPPMAPPAAPAMAPPAAPFAPPPAAPFAAPPAAPFAAPDSDPFAEPPPRAAAPAAADPFAEPPAPPPPPPRAAPPPAPASAAYAGGGGNEAGLAAFLAGAGLPANLAANADPDAALRALGAAFHAAISGLRQLLIARADVKREFRIEQTMLRSAGNNPVKFAASDEQALASLLTAGPQVGPRAVRETVEDLTAHQVATLAATQAAARALLARLAPEGLETQEGGGGGLFASKDKKLWEAYKRLHQQVTEQFDDDFDSAFGKEFARAYEQASRKDR, encoded by the coding sequence ATGGAACTGACCCTGAGCGTCCTGCGCTGCCCCGACAGCGTGGTGCCCGAACAGCGCCGCGTGCCCGGCGGCGATTACATCATCGGCCGCGGCGCGGATGCCGGCTGGGTGCTGCCCGACCCGGACCGGCTGCTGTCCAAGCACCATTGCGTTCTGGAATTCCGCGGTGGCGGCTGGCAGGTGCGCGACCTGTCGACCAACGGCACCTTCGTGAACCACGCGGATACGCCGGTCGGGCGCGACCAGGTCAAGATGCTCGAGGACGGCGACCGGCTGCGCCTGGGCGCCTACGAGATCGAGATCCGTGTCGAACAGGCGTCGGCTCAGTCGGGCGCCTGGGGTGGTGGCTTGCCCGCCGCGGCGCCGCCGCCCGCGACCGGCGGCTGGGATGCGGCACCAGCACCCGGCGGCTGGGGCGCTGCGCCGGCCGCACCCGCCGGCAATGCCTGGGAGCCCGCGCGCAGCGCGCCGCCCGGCGGTGGCTGGGATGCCGCGCCGCCGGCCTCGGGCGGCTGGCCGGCGGCTGCGACGGACCAGCCCTGGGGCGCGCCGCCGCCGCGCGACGAACCGCTGCAGCCACGCGTCGCCGGCGACCCCTTCCTGGGCGCGCGCCCGCCGGCCGCGGGCATGCCGGGCCTGCCGAGCGCCAGCGGCATGCCCGCGGACTTCGACCCCTTCAACGAGGGGCCGGCCATGCCGGACCACCGGCCCTCGACCTCCGACGCCTTCCTGCCGCCCAAGCCGATGCAGCAGGTCTCGGCCATCCCGGACAGTTGGGACCTGAGCCCCACGCCGGCCGCGCCGATGGCGCCGCCGCCGCCCGCCGCACCCGCGGGCGGGCCGGGCAAGATCCCCGACGACTGGAACTTCGACCTCGGCGGCGGCGCGCCTGCCGCGCCGCCCACCCCGGCCGCGCCGCCGCCGCCGGCCTATGCCCCGCCTCCGGCCGCCTATGCGCCGGCACCGCAACCGGCGGCACCCCCGCCCGCCGCCTACGCGCCGCCGCCCGCTGGGCCGCGCCCGGCCGACCCTTTCGCGCCAGACCCTTTCGCCGCGCCACCTGCCGCCCCGCCGCCGGCGGGCTTCACCGCGCAGCCCGCGCCGGACCCCTTCGCGCCGGGCGGGCCCGACCCCTTCGCCATGCCGGCTGCCGCGCCGGTGCCATCGCCTGCGGCCTTCGCGGCCCCGCCGCCGCCACCGCCCATGGCCCCGCCGGCGGCGCCAGCCATGGCTCCGCCGGCGGCGCCGTTCGCGCCCCCGCCTGCGGCGCCCTTTGCCGCGCCACCCGCGGCACCCTTCGCGGCGCCGGATAGCGACCCCTTCGCCGAACCGCCGCCGCGCGCCGCAGCGCCCGCCGCGGCCGATCCCTTCGCCGAACCGCCGGCGCCGCCCCCGCCGCCGCCGCGCGCGGCACCCCCGCCCGCACCCGCATCGGCCGCCTACGCTGGCGGTGGCGGCAACGAGGCCGGGCTCGCCGCCTTTCTGGCCGGCGCCGGGCTGCCGGCCAACCTCGCCGCCAATGCCGACCCCGACGCGGCGCTGCGCGCCCTGGGCGCGGCCTTCCACGCGGCCATCTCCGGCCTGCGGCAGTTGCTGATCGCGCGCGCCGACGTGAAGCGCGAATTCCGCATCGAACAGACCATGCTGCGATCGGCCGGCAACAACCCGGTGAAGTTCGCCGCATCGGACGAACAGGCGCTGGCCTCGCTGCTCACCGCCGGGCCGCAGGTGGGCCCCCGCGCGGTGCGCGAGACGGTCGAGGACCTGACCGCCCACCAGGTCGCCACGCTGGCGGCGACCCAGGCCGCCGCACGCGCGCTGCTGGCGCGACTGGCGCCCGAGGGCCTCGAGACGCAGGAAGGCGGCGGCGGTGGCCTGTTCGCCAGCAAGGACAAGAAGCTGTGGGAGGCCTACAAGCGGCTCCACCAGCAGGTCACCGAACAATTCGACGACGATTTCGACAGCGCCTTCGGCAAGGAATTCGCGCGCGCCTATGAACAGGCGTCGCGCAAGGACCGCTAG
- a CDS encoding response regulator — MSSPATERRILVVEDEALVAMLVEDALMDAGFTVVGPARTVSQALELLKADPPDAAVLDLNLGGENSLSVADALSARGIPFLVATGYGAAGLPAHLRHIPVLPKPYDPADLTVAIDRLCAGAR; from the coding sequence ATGAGCAGCCCCGCGACGGAACGCCGCATCCTCGTGGTGGAGGACGAAGCCCTGGTCGCCATGCTGGTCGAGGACGCCCTGATGGATGCCGGCTTCACCGTGGTCGGCCCGGCGCGCACCGTCTCGCAGGCGCTGGAACTGCTGAAGGCCGACCCGCCGGATGCGGCGGTGCTCGACCTCAACCTTGGCGGCGAGAATTCGCTGTCGGTCGCCGATGCGCTCTCGGCGCGCGGCATCCCGTTCCTGGTCGCGACCGGCTATGGCGCGGCGGGGCTGCCGGCGCATCTGCGGCACATCCCGGTGCTGCCCAAGCCCTATGATCCGGCCGACCTGACGGTTGCGATCGACCGGCTCTGCGCCGGCGCGCGATAG
- a CDS encoding MFS transporter produces MSAPAHDRSPIRDLLADGAFLRLWSAGGLTNSMRWVEMLVSGLFAYQLTQSAFAVSLVLMSRALPMLTAGALAGAVAESLNRKTLLMAGQAATAAGAIVIALLAATGHLALWHLFLNGLLGGLAWTNELATRRRMVAETAGPARIVQAVALDTVTNSTTRMVGPLAGGFFFQTVGVTAAYVIAATLYLVALFLVSGVQHVQERRQLQARHLVRDVIAAARIALAHPLLRLVLGVTIAMNVFGFSYTAILPAFGAIAFSATPVQIGLLAAAEPFGALLAGLGLAFRRGAPPGRLTLLLGSAGFLVVLTCAALAPSLPLAVALLLLGGMGTAAFASLQTGLVMMHAPIEARSRILGLTTTCIGMGPAGVLLVGALADGFGPRMAIALMAMAGLAALAAVAAATRA; encoded by the coding sequence TTGAGCGCGCCGGCTCACGACCGCAGCCCGATCCGCGACCTGCTCGCGGACGGGGCATTCCTCCGGCTGTGGTCCGCCGGTGGGCTGACCAATTCCATGCGCTGGGTCGAGATGCTGGTGAGCGGGCTGTTCGCCTACCAGCTCACGCAATCGGCCTTCGCCGTCTCGCTCGTGCTGATGTCGCGCGCGCTGCCCATGCTGACCGCCGGTGCGCTGGCCGGCGCGGTGGCCGAAAGCCTGAACCGCAAGACGCTGCTCATGGCCGGCCAGGCGGCGACCGCGGCGGGCGCCATCGTCATCGCGCTGCTGGCCGCGACCGGGCATCTCGCGCTGTGGCACCTGTTCCTCAACGGGCTGCTGGGTGGCCTCGCCTGGACCAACGAACTTGCCACGCGCCGGCGCATGGTCGCCGAGACCGCGGGGCCCGCGCGCATCGTACAGGCTGTCGCACTCGACACCGTCACCAACAGCACCACGCGTATGGTCGGGCCGCTTGCCGGCGGCTTCTTCTTCCAGACGGTGGGTGTGACCGCCGCCTATGTCATCGCAGCCACGCTCTACCTGGTGGCGTTGTTCCTGGTCTCGGGCGTGCAGCACGTGCAGGAACGCCGGCAGTTGCAGGCGCGGCATTTGGTGCGGGACGTCATCGCGGCGGCGCGCATCGCGCTCGCGCACCCGCTGTTGCGCCTGGTGCTGGGCGTGACCATCGCGATGAACGTCTTCGGCTTTTCCTACACCGCGATCCTGCCGGCCTTCGGTGCCATCGCCTTCAGCGCGACCCCGGTGCAGATCGGCCTTCTCGCGGCCGCCGAGCCCTTCGGCGCGCTGCTGGCCGGGCTCGGCCTGGCGTTCCGGCGCGGCGCGCCGCCGGGGCGGCTCACACTGCTGCTCGGATCGGCCGGCTTCCTCGTGGTGCTGACCTGCGCGGCCCTCGCGCCCAGCCTGCCGCTCGCGGTGGCGCTGCTCCTGCTCGGCGGCATGGGCACCGCCGCCTTCGCCAGCCTGCAGACCGGCCTGGTGATGATGCATGCGCCGATCGAGGCACGGTCGCGCATCCTGGGCCTCACCACCACCTGCATCGGCATGGGGCCAGCCGGTGTGCTGCTGGTGGGCGCGCTGGCGGATGGCTTCGGCCCGCGCATGGCGATCGCGCTGATGGCGATGGCTGGCCTGGCCGCGCTGGCCGCGGTCGCGGCGGCCACGAGAGCGTGA